In the Hylaeus volcanicus isolate JK05 chromosome 1, UHH_iyHylVolc1.0_haploid, whole genome shotgun sequence genome, one interval contains:
- the LOC128882707 gene encoding uncharacterized protein LOC128882707 produces the protein MIRFNRLCPLGATASSLTAIRISRHVDREFDRSVVRLKASQSVTMTSEQDIKNYFELAKELTLKAGEVFKCGFEGEKIVESKGEEWDLVTNYDRKIEEMLTKRLREEYPDHEFMGEESTDATKEKPVLTDKPTWIIDPIDGTINYVNSFPYTCISVGLSICKQLTIGIIYNPLAGELYTAIKGQGAFLNGKPIKTSNVTDLKTSLAEVELYSLRYNAHSRDISLGRFGAILSNSRGVRYMGSATLSLAYIAKGALDCLQMDGLHPWDVAAGVLIIREAGGTVIDTKGDEYDFMKGNTIAAANEKLALEIKQLIIDTDLKTLRKRLART, from the exons ATGATTAGGTTCAACCGCCTGTGTCCTTTGGGCGCTACTGCATCGTCACTCACGGCGATAAGAATATCACGGCACGTTGATCGCGAGTTTGATCGTTCAGTCGTCAGGTTGAAAGCTTCGCAATCGGTGACAATGACGAGCGAGCAGGACATTAAGAATTACTTTGAGCTTGCCAAGGAGCTGACCTTGAAGGCAGGCGAG GTGTTCAAATGCGGCTTCGAGGGAGAGAAAATCGTGGAGTCCAAGGGGGAAGAGTGGGATTTAGTAACGAATTACgacagaaaaatagaagaaatgttGACGAAACGTCTGCGAGAAGAATACCCTGACCACGA GTTTATGGGGGAGGAGAGTACCGACGCAACGAAAGAGAAACCAGTGTTGACCGACAAGCCAACATGGATCATAGACCCCATCGATGGCACCATAAATTACGTAAATTCGTTTCCATACACTTGCATCTCCGTGGGTTTGTCAATCTGTAAGCAACTCACGATAGGAATAATTTACAACCCGCTGGCTGGTGAATTGTACACCGCGATCAAGGGACAAGGCGcgtttttaaatggaaaaccCATCAAGACCTCCAACGTTACAG ACCTGAAGACGTCTCTGGCAGAAGTCGAACTGTATTCGTTGCGATACAACGCGCATAGTCGAGATATCAGTCTGGGCAGATTTGGAGCCATTCTATCGAATTCTCGAGg AGTTAGATACATGGGATCAGCTACTCTGTCTCTGGCATACATAGCGAAAGGTGCGCTAGATTGCCTTCAAATGGACGGCCTTCATCCTTGGGACGTTGCAGCGGGAGTGTTGATCATTCGCGAAGCTGGCGGAACGGTGATCGACACAAAAG gGGACGAGTACGACTTCATGAAGGGGAACACAATCGCAGCTGCGAATGAAAAACTTGCGTTGGAAATAAAGCAACTGATAATCGATACCGACCTGAAAACACTGCGAAAGAGACTGGCAAGGACTTAA
- the LOC128882713 gene encoding inositol monophosphatase 1-like — protein sequence MANKEELSYCYDFVLKLTIESGKVIQDAIQGSKNIDTKAGDWDLVTQYDKKIEEILINGIAKEFPKHKFIGEETVSSTNHLPDLTDEPTWIIDPIDGTTNFVHSFPFACISIALVVKKQIEIGIVYNPVLEQLFTARRGRGAFLNGKPIKSSQTDKLEHSLLCLEASYATMENVRDTLLGRLEAFVSVAHGIRTMGSAALTLCYVAMGAAEAYHSDYLWPWDVAAGVLIIKEAGGDVIDTNGGEFNLMLPRVIAAGNYKLAKALSALIKKADAKTQQKKISSGSKA from the exons ATGGCCAACAAAGAGGAGCTTAGCTATTGCTACGATTTCGTTTTGAAGCTCACCATTGAATCAGGAAAG GTGATTCAGGACGCCATTCAGGGCTCAAAGAACATCGATACCAAAGCTGGGGACTGGGACTTAGTGACACAGtacgataaaaaaatagaGGAGATTCTGATAAACGGCATAGCGAAGGAATTTCCAAAGCATAA ATTTATTGGCGAAGAAACCGTATCGTCCACAAACCATTTGCCAGATCTGACAGATGAACCGACATGGATCATCGATCCCATCGATGGAACCACGAATTTCGTTCACTCATTCCCTTTCGCTTGTATATCGATCGCGTTGGTGGTGAAGAAGCAAATAGAAATTGGGATCGTTTACAATCCAGTATTGGAACAGTTGTTCACGGCTAGGAGGGGACGTGGAGCTTTCCTGAATGGAAAACCCATCAAGAGCTCTCAAACAGATA AATTGGAGCACTCGTTACTGTGTCTAGAGGCATCCTACGCGACGATGGAGAACGTCAGGGATACTCTTCTTGGAAGACTGGAGGCTTTCGTTTCGGTAGCTCACGGAATACGAACAATGGGATCGGCAGCGCTGACTCTTTGCTACGTGGCGATGGGTGCAGCGGAAGCTTATCACTCTGACTATCTGTGGCCTTGGGATGTGGCCGCTGGTGTACTTATCATCAAAGAAGCTGGCGGAGACGTGATAGACACAAATG GTGGTGAATTCAACCTCATGTTGCCAAGAGTAATCGCGGCCGGTAATTACAAATTGGCCAAAGCGCTGTCGGCGCTGATAAAGAAAGCAGACGCTAAGacacaacaaaaaaaaattagcagCGGCAGCAAGGCGTGA